In Acidobacteriota bacterium, one DNA window encodes the following:
- a CDS encoding DUF1549 domain-containing protein gives MKDSRWPKNEIDRFIFARLEKEGLAPVAAADRRTLIRRATLDLTGLPPTTEEIEAFEKDKAPDAFAKVVDRLLAAPQYGERWGRLWLDVARYGEDDYRSLDPMGRGFAPYPHAYLYRDWWSKLSMMTCLTTNLCARNSPGI, from the coding sequence GTGAAAGACAGCCGCTGGCCCAAAAACGAGATTGACCGCTTCATTTTCGCGCGGTTGGAAAAAGAAGGACTCGCACCCGTCGCTGCCGCAGATCGGCGCACCTTGATTCGCCGCGCCACACTTGATTTGACGGGCTTGCCGCCGACAACAGAAGAAATCGAAGCGTTTGAGAAAGACAAGGCGCCGGATGCGTTTGCCAAAGTCGTAGATCGTTTGCTCGCCGCGCCGCAATATGGCGAACGCTGGGGCCGCCTCTGGCTCGACGTGGCGCGTTATGGCGAAGACGACTACCGCAGCCTAGACCCGATGGGACGCGGTTTTGCGCCGTATCCGCACGCGTATCTGTACCGCGATTGGTGGTCAAAGCTTTCAATGATGACCTGCCTTACGACCAATTTGTGCGCGCGCAACTCGCCGGGGATTTGA
- a CDS encoding RidA family protein — MSKQHLNPATLFPSLPSGFSQAVVTTPGRIVFLSGQTAWDANKQIVGGNDLGAQTRQALQNVRLGVEAAGGALADVVSLRLYIVNPQPGDTGQVGEALREFFPTDKPPASTWIGVTSLAVPEFLVEIEAIAVLDAA; from the coding sequence ATGTCCAAACAACATCTCAACCCCGCCACACTTTTCCCCAGTCTGCCCAGCGGCTTTTCGCAAGCGGTCGTCACGACGCCCGGGCGCATCGTTTTTCTTTCCGGCCAAACAGCCTGGGATGCCAACAAACAAATCGTTGGCGGCAACGACCTCGGCGCACAGACGCGGCAGGCGTTGCAAAACGTGCGACTCGGTGTCGAAGCCGCAGGCGGCGCGCTGGCCGATGTCGTTTCCCTGCGCTTGTACATCGTCAATCCCCAGCCCGGCGACACTGGCCAAGTCGGCGAAGCCTTGCGCGAATTCTTCCCCACCGACAAGCCACCCGCCAGCACATGGATCGGTGTGACTTCGTTGGCCGTGCCGGAGTTTCTGGTTGAGATCGAAGCCATCGCGGTGCTCGATGCGGCATAA
- a CDS encoding DUF1549 domain-containing protein, with amino-acid sequence MVVKAFNDDLPYDQFVRAQLAGDLMDEKTRVRTLPALGFLGQGPWFYDNGAVEVTRADERHDRIDVVSRGFLGLTVGCARCHDHKYDPIPTKDYYALAWVFASTTYKEYPQVPQSVVDEYTALEKKLKNKQKMMGEFMQTESKQLAESLTLQAAKYMQAVWRVQGEPKEDLNDVIEKNKLDYELMQRWLRFLAHPPRHYLFLKDWQTLMQDKTQKGGTAAEAKKLAEDFQTLLQDVLFERKDKTKSSSPKPIPAPRKRSRSSNRTNS; translated from the coding sequence TTGGTGGTCAAAGCTTTCAATGATGACCTGCCTTACGACCAATTTGTGCGCGCGCAACTCGCCGGGGATTTGATGGACGAAAAGACGCGCGTGCGCACGCTGCCCGCGCTCGGCTTTCTGGGGCAGGGGCCGTGGTTTTATGACAATGGCGCGGTCGAAGTCACGCGCGCCGACGAGCGGCACGACCGCATTGATGTCGTCAGTCGCGGCTTTCTGGGCCTGACCGTCGGTTGCGCCCGCTGCCACGATCACAAATACGATCCGATCCCGACCAAAGACTATTACGCGCTGGCTTGGGTCTTTGCCAGCACGACCTACAAAGAATATCCGCAGGTGCCGCAGAGCGTTGTTGACGAATACACCGCGCTCGAAAAGAAGCTGAAGAACAAACAGAAAATGATGGGCGAGTTCATGCAAACCGAAAGCAAACAACTCGCCGAGAGTCTGACGCTGCAAGCCGCGAAATACATGCAAGCCGTCTGGCGCGTGCAGGGCGAACCCAAAGAAGATCTCAACGACGTCATCGAAAAGAACAAACTCGATTACGAATTGATGCAACGCTGGCTGCGCTTTCTGGCCCACCCGCCGCGCCACTACCTGTTCCTGAAAGACTGGCAAACCCTCATGCAGGATAAGACGCAAAAGGGGGGAACGGCAGCAGAGGCGAAAAAGCTGGCGGAGGACTTTCAGACCTTGTTGCAAGACGTACTGTTTGAGCGCAAAGACAAAACGAAATCATCCTCGCCAAAGCCAATCCCGGCACCAAGAAAAAGGAGCCGCTCTTCAAACCGAACGAATTCGTGA
- a CDS encoding DUF1553 domain-containing protein: MTNDDFCPDCGGETKAMPVERTNLWMDVFVRDLDAPDLPGAGQKFRPGLLNFTGWGLERQLSAERRAYLTALREDIENFRKAMPAQYPYVHGAADQEKPVDLPVSLRGSPTNLGEVVPRGFLTVLSKDQRVCFSQGSRRLELANEILRQPLALRVIVNRLWKWHFGTGLVDTPSNFGFNGERPVHPELLEYLADFFQRNGLSIKKLHREIMLSSVYQLSNEDMPANSDKDTGNQLYWRANRRRMDAEQIRDALLAAAGALDKKMGGPSEALTPQSTRRTLYGKVSRYKLDEYLQLFDFPSPNISAEQRYATNVPLQRLFFMNSDFVQRQAELLARKLEGEPSREARIQKAYRLIFGRAAIAEEIKLGLEYLRNEPLKEYEERKQADEEKKQEKEKAAEEKKKDAEKADKKDMPGKPKEPSVIAPLMPEMTDMVEPSAMMAGVVPPAPGGTPDDKKPILPVTHCGRYMKVLLSSTEFMFIN, from the coding sequence GTGACGAACGACGATTTCTGCCCCGACTGTGGCGGCGAGACCAAAGCGATGCCGGTTGAGCGCACCAATCTTTGGATGGATGTTTTTGTGCGCGACCTGGATGCGCCGGACTTGCCGGGCGCAGGGCAGAAGTTCCGTCCGGGGCTGTTGAATTTCACCGGCTGGGGATTGGAGCGGCAGTTGAGCGCCGAACGCCGCGCTTATCTAACCGCATTGCGCGAAGACATCGAGAATTTCAGGAAAGCGATGCCCGCGCAATATCCTTATGTGCACGGCGCGGCCGATCAGGAAAAGCCGGTGGACTTGCCCGTCAGTTTGCGTGGCAGCCCGACCAACCTGGGCGAAGTCGTGCCGCGCGGTTTCCTGACCGTGCTTTCAAAAGACCAGCGCGTCTGCTTCAGCCAAGGCAGCAGGCGGCTGGAGTTGGCGAACGAAATCCTGCGACAACCGCTGGCGCTGCGCGTCATCGTCAACCGCCTTTGGAAATGGCATTTCGGCACGGGGCTGGTAGACACGCCCAGCAATTTCGGCTTCAACGGCGAACGTCCCGTGCATCCCGAATTGCTCGAATACCTCGCCGATTTCTTCCAGCGCAACGGCCTGTCCATCAAAAAATTGCACCGCGAGATCATGCTCAGTTCGGTTTATCAACTCAGCAACGAAGACATGCCGGCGAACTCTGACAAAGACACGGGCAATCAGCTGTACTGGCGCGCCAACCGGCGGCGCATGGATGCTGAGCAAATACGTGATGCGCTGTTGGCGGCAGCGGGCGCGCTCGACAAGAAGATGGGCGGCCCCTCTGAAGCGCTGACGCCGCAATCCACGCGGCGCACGCTCTATGGCAAAGTCAGCCGCTACAAGTTGGATGAGTACCTGCAACTCTTCGACTTTCCCAGCCCGAACATTTCCGCCGAACAACGCTATGCGACGAACGTGCCGTTGCAGCGCCTGTTTTTTATGAACAGCGATTTCGTCCAGCGGCAGGCTGAATTGCTGGCGCGCAAACTCGAAGGCGAACCCAGCCGTGAAGCCCGCATTCAAAAAGCCTACCGCCTGATCTTCGGGCGTGCCGCCATAGCGGAAGAAATCAAGCTTGGTCTGGAATATCTGCGCAATGAGCCGCTGAAGGAATACGAAGAGCGCAAGCAGGCCGATGAAGAAAAGAAACAAGAAAAGGAAAAGGCTGCCGAAGAGAAAAAGAAAGACGCTGAAAAGGCCGATAAGAAGGACATGCCCGGCAAACCCAAAGAGCCGTCAGTCATCGCGCCGCTGATGCCGGAGATGACGGACATGGTGGAGCCGAGCGCGATGATGGCTGGTGTCGTGCCGCCCGCACCGGGCGGCACGCCCGATGACAAGAAACCGATTTTGCCGGTGACGCATTGTGGGCGGTATATGAAAGTCCTGCTCAGTTCGACCGAATTCATGTTCATCAACTAG